The following nucleotide sequence is from Neokomagataea tanensis.
AGCATTTGTTCGGCCGTCTCAACCAGTACCCTCGTCACCCCCGCAGGGAGCGGCAGGGATACAGGCCCGCTGACAAGAACAACCTCAGCTCCGCGCGCGGACAATGCCTCAGCAATAGCATAGCCCTGTTTTCCGGAAGAGTGGTTGGACAGAAAACGCACAGGATCAAGCGGCTCCCGCGTCGGACCTGCCGTGACCATGATGCGCCGGCCTTTTAGCGTATCATGGCGCGAAAGTGTGGCCATGGCTGATCGGCAAATGACCTCAGGGCTACTAAGCCGCCCCATCCCGACCTCGCCACACGCCATGCTCCCTTCGTCAGGACCTATGACATTGACGCCTCTGTCGCGCAGCATAGCCATATTTGCTTGTGTGGCCGGATGTTCCCACATCCGCACATTCATGGCCGGGGCGAGCATAATGGGTGCTGTAGTCGCTAATAAAAGCGTTGTCGCCAAATCGTCCGCCAAGCCATGGGCCATTCTGGCGATTAAATTAGCTGAAGCAGGGCAAACCAAGACAAGGTCAGTATCGCGGGCAAGGCGAATATGGCCAATTTCGCTCTCCTGCGTTGGCTCGAAGAGCACGTCATGGACGCGCTCCCCCGCCAAAGCTTCTAAGCTCAACGGCGTTATAAACTCTTTGGCATTGCGCGTCATAACAGGACGCACAGACACCCCTTCCGCACGCAGCAAACGCACAACGTCCAGCGCTTTATACGCTGCGATGCCTCCACCAACGATGAGAAGAACCCGCTTCACCATAGTTTACAGGCGCCAGCCGGAGTGAATGGCCGCAATGCCGCCGGAAAGGTTCTGATACTTTACTTGCTCCAAGCCTGCGTCGCGCATCATTTGTGCCAGCGTCTCTTGATCAGGGAACATCC
It contains:
- the coaBC gene encoding bifunctional phosphopantothenoylcysteine decarboxylase/phosphopantothenate--cysteine ligase CoaBC, with the translated sequence MKRVLLIVGGGIAAYKALDVVRLLRAEGVSVRPVMTRNAKEFITPLSLEALAGERVHDVLFEPTQESEIGHIRLARDTDLVLVCPASANLIARMAHGLADDLATTLLLATTAPIMLAPAMNVRMWEHPATQANMAMLRDRGVNVIGPDEGSMACGEVGMGRLSSPEVICRSAMATLSRHDTLKGRRIMVTAGPTREPLDPVRFLSNHSSGKQGYAIAEALSARGAEVVLVSGPVSLPLPAGVTRVLVETAEQMLHACEAQLPVDAGVFTAAVSDWRAKALSGQKIKKNGAPPSLELAENPDILAQISRHAQRPSLVVGFAAETETVLEHATAKRLRKGCDWLVANDVSKNVFGADNNAVTLITAQGTEEWPLMRKNAVADRLADRVAQFFTLS